A single Calidifontibacter indicus DNA region contains:
- the pta gene encoding phosphate acetyltransferase encodes MARSVFVTSAEGQAGKSTVALGLLQLLAREARSVGIFRPVTTTLGERDAIVELMLARAGGHQSYESAIGVGYQETHGNEEESLTRIVERFHALSADHDVVLVLGSDFRDVSAGAEAAFNAMIAANLGTPVVLVVPAFARSVKDITTIAEIAIDGLHDHHANPVAIVVNRANSADADAIRDAFGASPKLGELTLAGVLPENPLLDAPTVGDLLDACHGVLVQGNPEWLHREAQGFVIAAMSMPNVLTRLVDDVTVIAPGDRYDILPGLVLAHQSGTFPALSSIILTGGYRPPAPVQQLLDGARLDLPVIVTELDTFATAAQLSRVKGRMRPEARAKVEAALRNFADHADESALLERIDVGDSAAVTPLMFGHRLMERARSQRKRIVLPEGDDPRVLQAADAVLRRGIADLTIVGDETHIRSLASSIGADISGAQLLSPNDPELVHEFATEYAKLRAHKGMTVEQAREIVTDVSYFGTMMVHLGKADGMVSGAAHTTAHTIKPAFEIIRTVPGTKVVSSVFLMCLADEVLVYGDCAVNPDPTAEQLADIAISSAHTARQFDITARVAMLSYSTGSSGHGADVDKVRTATELVRERDPQLLVEGPIQYDAAVEPSVARSKMPDSPVAGRATVLIFPDLNTGNNTYKAVQRSAGAIAIGPVLQGLNKPVNDLSRGALVDDIINTVAITAIQAQSMGTTGGDA; translated from the coding sequence ATGGCTCGCAGCGTCTTCGTGACCTCCGCCGAGGGGCAGGCCGGCAAGTCGACCGTCGCCCTCGGACTCCTGCAACTGCTCGCCCGTGAAGCCCGCTCGGTGGGCATCTTCCGGCCGGTCACCACGACGCTCGGTGAACGCGACGCGATCGTCGAGCTCATGCTCGCCCGCGCCGGCGGCCACCAGTCGTACGAGTCGGCCATCGGCGTCGGCTACCAGGAGACGCACGGCAACGAGGAGGAGTCGCTCACCCGCATCGTCGAGCGCTTCCACGCGCTGAGCGCCGACCACGACGTGGTGCTCGTGCTGGGCAGCGACTTCCGCGATGTGTCGGCCGGGGCGGAGGCGGCGTTCAACGCGATGATCGCGGCCAACCTCGGCACCCCGGTGGTGCTCGTCGTGCCGGCCTTCGCACGCAGCGTCAAGGACATCACCACGATCGCCGAGATCGCGATCGACGGACTGCACGACCACCACGCCAATCCCGTTGCGATCGTGGTGAACCGGGCCAACAGCGCCGACGCCGACGCGATCCGGGACGCGTTCGGCGCCTCGCCCAAGCTGGGTGAGCTGACGTTGGCGGGGGTGCTGCCGGAGAACCCGCTGCTCGATGCCCCGACCGTCGGCGACCTGCTCGACGCCTGCCACGGCGTGCTGGTGCAGGGCAATCCCGAGTGGTTGCACCGGGAGGCGCAGGGCTTCGTGATCGCGGCCATGTCGATGCCGAACGTGCTGACCCGGCTGGTCGACGACGTCACGGTGATCGCGCCCGGCGACCGTTACGACATCCTCCCGGGGCTGGTGCTGGCCCACCAGTCGGGCACCTTCCCGGCGCTTTCGTCGATCATCCTCACCGGCGGCTACCGTCCGCCGGCGCCGGTGCAGCAACTGCTGGACGGCGCGCGCCTCGACCTGCCGGTCATCGTCACCGAGCTCGACACCTTCGCCACCGCGGCGCAGCTGTCGCGGGTGAAGGGACGGATGCGGCCGGAGGCGCGGGCGAAGGTGGAGGCGGCGTTGCGTAACTTCGCCGACCACGCCGACGAGTCGGCCCTGCTCGAACGCATCGACGTCGGCGACTCGGCCGCCGTCACCCCGTTGATGTTCGGCCACCGCCTGATGGAGCGGGCCCGCTCGCAGCGCAAGCGGATCGTGCTCCCGGAGGGTGACGACCCGCGCGTGCTGCAGGCGGCCGACGCTGTGCTGCGCCGGGGCATCGCCGACCTCACCATCGTCGGCGACGAGACCCACATCCGGTCGCTCGCATCGTCGATCGGCGCCGACATCAGTGGGGCGCAGCTGCTTTCGCCGAACGATCCGGAGCTGGTGCATGAGTTCGCCACCGAGTACGCCAAGCTGCGCGCGCACAAGGGCATGACGGTGGAGCAGGCCCGCGAGATCGTCACCGACGTCTCCTACTTCGGCACGATGATGGTGCACCTCGGCAAGGCCGACGGCATGGTCAGCGGCGCCGCGCACACGACCGCCCACACCATCAAGCCGGCCTTCGAGATCATCCGGACGGTGCCCGGCACCAAGGTGGTCTCCAGCGTCTTCCTCATGTGCCTGGCCGACGAGGTGCTCGTCTACGGCGACTGCGCCGTGAACCCCGACCCGACCGCCGAGCAACTCGCCGACATCGCGATCTCGTCGGCGCACACGGCGCGGCAGTTCGACATCACTGCGCGGGTGGCGATGCTGTCGTACTCCACCGGCAGCTCCGGCCACGGGGCCGATGTCGACAAGGTGCGCACCGCCACCGAGTTGGTGCGCGAGCGCGACCCGCAGCTGCTGGTCGAGGGACCGATCCAGTACGACGCGGCGGTCGAACCGTCGGTGGCCCGGTCGAAGATGCCCGACTCGCCGGTGGCGGGCCGCGCCACCGTGCTGATCTTCCCCGACCTCAACACCGGCAACAACACCTACAAGGCAGTACAGCGCAGCGCCGGTGCGATCGCGATCGGCCCGGTGTTGCAGGGCCTCAACAAGCCGGTCAACGATCTGTCCCGAGGCGCACTGGTCGACGACATCATCAACACGGTGGCCATCACCGCGATCCAGGCCCAGTCGATGGGCACCACCGGAGGAGACGCATGA
- a CDS encoding acetate/propionate family kinase → MSNVLVINAGSSSLKYQLVDPESGDAAAKGLIERVGTSGGHLKHESGKQVDERDIDVPDHTAAVAAMREAIERGGITLGPDTVAAVGHRIVHGGRNFTEPTLIDERVESEIERVSVLAPLHNPAGLAGIRSAREAFPDLPHVAVFDTAFFADLPAPAATYAIDRTVTREHAIRRYGFHGTSHEYVSAQVARFLGRDDLRQVVLHLGNGASASAVLAGRPVETSMGLTPLEGLVMGTRSGDIDPGIPLHLSRVAGLDVDGIDDLLNRRSGIYGLSGHRDFRDLVSAKDGGDDDARLAFEVYVHRLVKYVGAYAAVLGGIDALTFAAGVGENSAPLRAAVLERLGFLGLTLDPHRNEERSGQARRVDSGEGLPAVLVVPTNEEWAIARHAVETART, encoded by the coding sequence ATGAGCAACGTCCTGGTCATCAACGCCGGGTCCTCGTCGCTGAAGTACCAGCTCGTCGACCCCGAGTCGGGCGACGCCGCGGCGAAGGGCCTCATCGAACGGGTCGGCACCTCCGGCGGCCACCTCAAGCACGAGTCGGGGAAGCAGGTCGACGAGCGCGACATCGACGTGCCCGACCACACCGCAGCGGTCGCCGCGATGCGCGAGGCGATCGAGCGCGGCGGCATCACCCTCGGGCCCGACACCGTCGCCGCGGTCGGGCACCGCATCGTGCACGGCGGCCGCAACTTCACCGAGCCGACCCTCATCGACGAGCGGGTCGAGAGCGAGATCGAGCGGGTGTCGGTGCTGGCGCCGCTGCACAACCCGGCCGGGCTGGCCGGCATACGCAGTGCCCGCGAGGCGTTCCCCGACCTGCCGCACGTCGCCGTCTTCGACACAGCGTTCTTCGCCGACCTCCCGGCGCCCGCCGCGACGTACGCCATCGACCGGACGGTCACCCGCGAGCACGCGATCCGCCGGTACGGCTTCCACGGCACCTCGCACGAATACGTCTCCGCACAGGTCGCCCGCTTCCTCGGCCGCGACGACCTCAGGCAGGTCGTGCTGCACCTCGGCAACGGGGCCAGCGCCTCGGCCGTGCTCGCCGGTCGTCCGGTGGAGACCTCGATGGGCCTCACCCCGCTCGAGGGTCTGGTCATGGGCACCAGATCGGGTGACATCGACCCCGGAATCCCGTTGCACCTCAGCCGCGTTGCGGGCCTCGACGTCGACGGCATCGACGATCTCCTGAACCGCCGGTCGGGCATCTACGGGCTGAGCGGTCACCGCGACTTCCGCGACCTGGTGAGCGCCAAGGACGGCGGCGACGACGACGCCCGGCTCGCGTTCGAGGTCTACGTCCACCGGCTGGTGAAGTACGTCGGTGCCTACGCCGCGGTGCTCGGCGGGATCGACGCGCTCACCTTCGCCGCCGGCGTCGGGGAGAACTCGGCGCCGCTGCGCGCGGCGGTGCTGGAACGACTCGGATTCCTCGGGCTCACCCTCGACCCGCACCGCAACGAGGAGCGCTCCGGGCAGGCCCGCCGGGTCGACTCGGGGGAGGGGCTACCGGCCGTGCTGGTGGTGCCGACGAACGAGGAATGGGCCATCGCCCGGCACGCCGTCGAGACCGCCCGGACATGA
- a CDS encoding acyl-CoA dehydrogenase, with product MTHYKSNVRDIEFNLFEVLGRDEVLGTGPYADLDADTAREMIKEVARLAETDLAASFVDADRNPPVYDPETKSVAMPESFKKSYRTYQESGFWSVDVNEELGGTVAPPSLKWAMNEMVLGANPAIAMFAAGYAFGKLLYLLGTDEQKKLAHHIVEKGWHCTMVLTEPDAGSDVGAGRTKAVQQPDGTWHITGVKRFITSGESDMTDNVVHFVLARPEGAGPGTKGLSLFIVPKFHVDPDTGELGERNGVYTTNVEKKMGLKVSTTCELTFGDGAPAIGTLLGDEHDGIAQMFRVIEHARMLVGTKAIATLSTGYLNALEYAKERVQGADMTTPAKDAPRVTITHHPDVRRSLMLQKAYAEGLRALVLFTASQQDTVDQEFLATGEETFADGSPAQLAARLNDLLLPIVKGLGSERAWVLLGTESLQTFGGSGFLQEYPIEQYIRDAKIDTLYEGTTAIQGQDFLFRKILKDQFVALGSLAEQMMQTAKGGAGDDKLRSERDYLGKAIEDVQGMVENLAMTALGSMDPKNDPKSIYKVGLNTTRFLLSAGDLVIGWLLLRQAEIAQARLDAGDAGKDEAFYTGKVAAAKFFAANVLPRLTAERAMLESTDLSLMELPEEAF from the coding sequence TTGACTCACTACAAGAGCAACGTCCGTGACATCGAGTTCAACCTCTTCGAGGTGCTCGGTCGCGACGAGGTGCTCGGCACCGGTCCGTACGCCGACCTCGACGCCGACACCGCACGCGAAATGATCAAGGAGGTCGCGCGTCTCGCCGAGACCGACCTCGCCGCGTCCTTCGTCGACGCCGACCGCAACCCCCCGGTCTACGACCCCGAGACCAAGTCGGTCGCCATGCCGGAGTCGTTCAAGAAGAGCTACCGCACCTACCAGGAGTCGGGCTTCTGGAGCGTCGACGTCAACGAGGAGCTGGGTGGCACCGTCGCGCCGCCGAGCCTGAAGTGGGCGATGAACGAGATGGTGCTCGGCGCCAACCCGGCCATCGCGATGTTCGCCGCCGGCTACGCCTTCGGCAAGCTGCTCTACCTGCTCGGCACCGACGAGCAGAAGAAGCTTGCCCACCACATCGTGGAGAAGGGCTGGCACTGCACGATGGTGCTCACCGAGCCCGACGCCGGTTCCGACGTCGGCGCCGGCCGCACCAAGGCCGTGCAGCAGCCCGACGGCACCTGGCACATCACGGGTGTGAAGCGCTTCATCACCTCCGGCGAGTCGGACATGACCGACAACGTCGTGCACTTCGTGCTGGCTCGCCCTGAGGGCGCCGGTCCGGGCACCAAGGGCCTGTCGCTGTTCATCGTGCCGAAGTTCCACGTCGACCCCGACACCGGTGAGCTCGGCGAGCGCAACGGCGTCTACACGACCAACGTCGAGAAGAAGATGGGCTTGAAGGTGTCGACCACCTGCGAGCTCACCTTCGGCGACGGCGCCCCCGCGATCGGCACCCTGCTCGGCGACGAGCACGACGGCATCGCCCAGATGTTCCGCGTCATCGAGCATGCCCGCATGCTCGTCGGCACCAAGGCGATCGCCACCCTGTCGACCGGTTACCTGAACGCGCTGGAGTACGCCAAGGAGCGCGTGCAGGGCGCCGACATGACGACCCCGGCGAAGGACGCCCCGCGCGTCACCATCACCCACCACCCCGACGTCCGCCGCTCGCTGATGCTGCAGAAGGCGTACGCCGAGGGCCTGCGCGCGCTGGTGCTGTTCACCGCCAGCCAGCAGGACACCGTCGACCAGGAGTTCCTGGCCACCGGCGAGGAGACCTTCGCCGACGGTTCGCCGGCGCAGCTCGCGGCCCGCCTCAACGACCTGCTGCTGCCGATCGTGAAGGGTCTGGGTTCGGAGCGTGCGTGGGTGCTGCTCGGCACCGAGTCGCTGCAGACCTTCGGCGGCTCCGGCTTCCTGCAGGAGTACCCGATCGAGCAGTACATCCGCGACGCGAAGATCGACACCCTGTACGAGGGCACCACTGCGATCCAGGGTCAGGACTTCCTGTTCCGCAAGATCCTCAAGGACCAGTTCGTGGCCCTCGGCTCGCTCGCCGAGCAGATGATGCAGACCGCCAAGGGCGGCGCGGGCGACGACAAGCTGCGCAGCGAGCGCGACTACCTCGGCAAGGCGATCGAGGACGTCCAGGGCATGGTCGAGAACCTCGCCATGACCGCGCTGGGCTCGATGGACCCGAAGAACGACCCCAAGTCGATCTACAAGGTCGGCCTCAACACCACGCGCTTCCTGCTGTCGGCCGGCGACCTCGTCATCGGCTGGCTGCTGCTGCGTCAGGCCGAGATCGCGCAGGCTCGTCTCGACGCGGGCGACGCGGGCAAGGACGAGGCCTTCTACACCGGCAAGGTGGCGGCGGCGAAGTTCTTCGCGGCCAACGTGCTGCCGCGTCTGACCGCCGAGCGCGCGATGCTCGAGTCGACCGACCTGTCGCTGATGGAGCTGCCCGAAGAAGCATTCTGA
- the cutA gene encoding divalent-cation tolerance protein CutA produces the protein MQSPGETEPDREPGYEFVQVHITVPGAGLARDMADDLVGSQLAACVQVIGDIGSVYTWDGDIERADESLIIAKTATTRFAALAARVRERHPYEVPQVTATPIVAVDEAYAAWMRSVLGD, from the coding sequence ATGCAGTCGCCAGGAGAGACCGAGCCTGATCGGGAGCCCGGTTACGAGTTCGTGCAGGTACACATCACCGTCCCGGGCGCCGGTCTGGCGCGCGACATGGCCGACGATCTCGTCGGGTCGCAGCTGGCGGCCTGCGTGCAGGTGATCGGTGACATCGGCTCGGTCTACACCTGGGACGGCGACATCGAACGTGCCGATGAGTCGCTGATCATCGCCAAGACCGCGACGACCCGGTTCGCCGCGCTCGCCGCGCGGGTGCGCGAGCGGCACCCGTACGAGGTGCCCCAGGTGACCGCCACCCCGATCGTCGCGGTCGACGAGGCGTACGCGGCGTGGATGCGGTCGGTGCTCGGTGACTGA
- a CDS encoding Fur family transcriptional regulator, with amino-acid sequence MTERAHTHPSVGVDGAIAAVRARGERVTTARRAVIEALAAEPHQDAEAVAARVSRDQPGVHRATIYRTLQSLVELGVLAHTHVPDGATIYHLAVGAHGHTHLQCARCGRMFDIPIDWLAELADRVDQRLGFALDPGHAALLGTCCDCLDPK; translated from the coding sequence GTGACTGAGCGGGCGCACACCCACCCGTCCGTCGGTGTCGACGGGGCGATCGCCGCCGTGCGGGCCCGCGGCGAGCGGGTGACGACGGCCCGCCGCGCGGTGATCGAGGCGCTCGCCGCTGAGCCGCACCAGGACGCCGAGGCGGTCGCCGCGCGGGTGTCGCGCGACCAGCCGGGGGTGCATCGGGCGACGATCTACCGCACCCTGCAGTCCCTGGTCGAACTCGGCGTGCTCGCCCATACCCACGTGCCGGACGGCGCGACGATCTACCACTTGGCCGTCGGCGCCCACGGGCACACCCATCTGCAGTGCGCCCGGTGCGGCCGGATGTTCGACATCCCGATCGACTGGCTCGCCGAACTGGCCGACCGGGTCGACCAGCGGCTCGGATTCGCGCTCGACCCGGGGCACGCCGCGCTGCTCGGCACCTGCTGCGACTGTCTCGACCCGAAGTGA
- a CDS encoding YbhB/YbcL family Raf kinase inhibitor-like protein: MTSLERKQPPNPYDHLPKLPDFHLTSDDVTDGEPLKSDQVASEGNASPQLSWADAPEGTKSFVVTCFDPDAPTPSGFWHWVLVDVPADVTSLEAGLTSLPGNAFALRNDGGEAGFMGAAPPEGDVFPHRYYFAVHAVGEESLGIDADASPAVASFNLAFKAIGRAVIHGTYQH; this comes from the coding sequence ATGACCTCTCTGGAACGCAAACAACCGCCGAACCCGTACGACCACCTGCCGAAGCTGCCCGATTTCCACCTCACCAGTGACGACGTCACCGACGGGGAGCCGTTGAAGTCCGATCAGGTCGCCTCCGAGGGCAACGCCTCGCCGCAGCTGTCCTGGGCCGACGCCCCCGAGGGCACCAAGTCGTTCGTCGTCACCTGCTTCGACCCCGACGCGCCGACGCCGTCCGGCTTCTGGCACTGGGTGCTCGTCGACGTGCCGGCCGACGTCACCTCGCTCGAAGCGGGTCTCACCTCGCTGCCGGGCAACGCGTTCGCGCTGCGCAACGACGGCGGCGAGGCCGGCTTCATGGGCGCCGCCCCGCCGGAGGGTGATGTCTTCCCGCACCGTTACTACTTCGCGGTGCACGCAGTCGGCGAGGAGTCGCTCGGCATCGACGCCGACGCCTCACCCGCGGTCGCGTCGTTCAACCTGGCGTTCAAGGCGATCGGCCGGGCCGTCATCCACGGCACCTACCAGCACTGA
- a CDS encoding Pr6Pr family membrane protein, whose amino-acid sequence MQTSAPDGVSRTSRMHAVTAAVAWFGVVLVGVLSATGSFAAPEQIEGHLFGHHPSGTAGVFSRVFDTYSYFTVWSNIVVAIAFTLLARRPSSRSVVQRVLLLDALLMITITTVVYWLVLAPTDTWQGWSLLTSPLQHAVVGLLAVVGWIAVGPRGLLTIDLLPKALVVPLIWIALTLIRGAVIDAYPYPFTDVATLGYPGVLVRLAVILVVGLLIAAGYSALDRRLSHRNRSSIQN is encoded by the coding sequence ATGCAGACCTCGGCGCCGGACGGCGTGTCGCGAACCTCCCGGATGCACGCCGTGACGGCGGCCGTCGCGTGGTTCGGGGTGGTGCTGGTCGGGGTGCTCTCGGCGACCGGGTCGTTCGCGGCCCCGGAGCAGATCGAGGGGCACCTGTTCGGGCACCATCCGTCCGGCACTGCCGGGGTGTTCTCGCGGGTCTTCGACACCTACAGCTACTTCACGGTGTGGTCGAACATCGTCGTCGCGATCGCGTTCACCCTCCTGGCGCGCCGTCCGTCGTCCCGCTCGGTGGTGCAGCGGGTGCTGTTGCTCGACGCGCTGCTGATGATCACGATCACCACCGTCGTCTACTGGTTGGTGCTCGCGCCGACCGACACCTGGCAGGGCTGGTCGTTGCTGACCAGTCCGTTGCAGCACGCGGTGGTCGGGCTCCTTGCCGTCGTCGGGTGGATCGCGGTGGGGCCGCGCGGCCTGCTCACGATCGACCTGTTGCCCAAAGCCCTTGTCGTGCCGTTGATCTGGATCGCCTTGACGCTGATCCGTGGCGCCGTCATCGACGCCTACCCCTATCCGTTCACCGACGTCGCCACGCTCGGCTACCCCGGGGTGCTGGTGCGCCTCGCCGTGATCCTCGTCGTCGGGCTGCTGATCGCCGCCGGTTACAGCGCGCTCGACCGACGCCTGTCCCACCGAAACCGATCTTCGATCCAAAACTGA
- a CDS encoding MFS transporter translates to MTAQSSLGAFWRDLPCEGKWLLSTTAIQLLGRGLTLPFTIIYLHEIRGISLDLAGTLMAWIAVVGVLVTGPGGAATDRYGARAVSIFGTVCNMAGVMMLAFVDSVPLFFVAMSLIGIAGITWPAFNSLIAAIVEGPARQTYFGISFALVNLGIGLGGIISGAFVDVHRPSTFTTIYVLDALSMLIPIGLLLGPLRHVRTQVEAPPDDQNTGTSYWAIAKKPAVRWLLLVTFLGTFVGYGQMEAGFTAFAREVGEVSTRTIGWAFAANTAVIVLAQMLVLKRIAGHRRTRVLVVMSVIWACAWLLLGSAGVWPAGMYAAAVVIGYHTVFGFGETLLQPTIPAITNDMAPDHLRGRYNALSSGAFQAGAVAGPIVAGFLLRHQLNAPFIAMLVAGCALMAVLAVALEKLISPKVNGIPDDLSPAKAIAAPTPAETI, encoded by the coding sequence GTGACCGCACAATCGAGCCTCGGCGCCTTCTGGCGCGACCTGCCGTGCGAGGGCAAGTGGCTGCTCTCGACGACCGCGATCCAGTTGCTGGGTCGCGGGCTCACGCTGCCGTTCACGATCATCTACCTGCACGAGATCCGCGGCATCAGCCTCGACCTCGCCGGCACGCTCATGGCGTGGATCGCGGTGGTCGGAGTGCTCGTCACCGGCCCCGGCGGCGCGGCCACCGACCGGTACGGCGCACGGGCCGTCTCGATCTTCGGCACCGTCTGCAACATGGCCGGCGTGATGATGCTGGCGTTCGTCGACTCGGTGCCGCTGTTCTTCGTCGCGATGTCGCTGATCGGCATCGCGGGCATCACCTGGCCGGCGTTCAACTCGCTCATCGCGGCGATCGTCGAAGGACCCGCCCGGCAGACCTATTTCGGCATCAGCTTCGCCCTGGTCAACCTCGGCATCGGTCTCGGCGGCATCATCTCGGGCGCGTTCGTCGACGTGCACCGTCCGTCGACGTTCACCACGATCTACGTGCTCGACGCCCTGTCGATGCTGATCCCGATCGGCCTGCTGCTCGGCCCGCTGCGCCATGTGCGCACTCAGGTCGAGGCGCCGCCGGACGACCAGAACACCGGCACGTCCTACTGGGCCATCGCCAAGAAGCCGGCGGTGCGCTGGCTGCTGCTGGTCACCTTCCTCGGCACCTTCGTCGGCTACGGCCAGATGGAGGCGGGCTTCACCGCGTTCGCCCGCGAGGTCGGCGAGGTCTCGACCCGCACCATCGGGTGGGCGTTCGCGGCCAACACCGCCGTCATCGTGCTCGCCCAGATGCTCGTGCTCAAGCGGATCGCGGGCCACCGGCGCACCCGGGTGCTCGTGGTGATGTCGGTGATCTGGGCGTGCGCCTGGCTGCTGCTCGGGTCGGCCGGTGTCTGGCCGGCGGGGATGTACGCGGCGGCCGTCGTGATCGGGTATCACACGGTGTTCGGGTTCGGCGAGACCCTGCTGCAGCCGACGATCCCGGCGATCACCAACGACATGGCACCCGACCACCTGCGCGGCCGCTACAACGCGCTGTCGTCGGGCGCGTTCCAAGCGGGCGCGGTGGCCGGACCGATCGTCGCGGGCTTCCTGCTGCGGCACCAGCTCAACGCGCCGTTCATCGCGATGCTCGTGGCCGGGTGCGCCTTGATGGCGGTGCTCGCGGTGGCCCTGGAGAAGCTGATCAGCCCGAAGGTGAACGGCATTCCCGACGACCTCAGCCCGGCGAAGGCGATCGCCGCGCCGACGCCGGCCGAGACGATCTGA
- the aroQ gene encoding type II 3-dehydroquinate dehydratase, with translation MSDVLLVLNGPNLNLLGERDPEQYGRDTLADIEGAVRTRASSHGFEVDFRQSNYEGELISWIQETRGKVAGLVFNPAGYSHTSVAIADALDLFDAPIVEVHLSNIHKREPFRHHSYVSAVASGVIAGLGAHGYELAVDAVARLAGR, from the coding sequence ATGAGTGACGTGCTGCTGGTGCTCAACGGGCCCAACCTCAACCTGCTCGGCGAACGCGACCCCGAGCAGTACGGTCGCGACACCCTCGCCGACATCGAGGGCGCCGTGCGCACCCGGGCGAGCAGCCACGGGTTCGAGGTCGACTTCCGCCAGTCGAACTACGAGGGCGAACTCATCAGCTGGATCCAGGAAACCCGGGGCAAGGTCGCCGGCCTCGTGTTCAACCCGGCCGGCTACAGCCACACGTCCGTCGCCATCGCCGACGCACTCGACCTGTTCGACGCCCCGATCGTCGAGGTGCACCTGTCGAACATCCACAAGCGCGAACCGTTCCGGCACCACTCGTACGTCTCGGCCGTCGCCTCCGGTGTGATCGCGGGGCTCGGTGCCCACGGATACGAATTGGCCGTCGACGCGGTCGCCCGGCTCGCGGGGCGCTGA
- a CDS encoding MazG nucleotide pyrophosphohydrolase domain-containing protein, with the protein MELNEWADRIEHISAGYGRVYGVERTPEWVLLKLTEEVGELAQAWLTASGQGRDRGLDTHEKQQALAAEWADAFGMMLVFARRAGIDLEDALTTKWLKWETDYTDETAVKG; encoded by the coding sequence ATGGAACTCAACGAGTGGGCCGACCGGATCGAGCACATCTCGGCCGGCTACGGCCGGGTCTACGGCGTCGAGCGCACCCCCGAGTGGGTGTTGTTGAAGCTGACCGAGGAGGTCGGCGAACTCGCGCAGGCCTGGTTGACGGCATCCGGGCAGGGGCGCGACCGCGGTCTCGACACCCACGAGAAGCAGCAGGCGCTCGCGGCGGAATGGGCCGACGCGTTCGGGATGATGCTGGTGTTCGCCCGGCGAGCCGGCATCGACCTCGAGGACGCACTGACCACGAAGTGGCTGAAATGGGAAACCGACTACACCGACGAAACAGCGGTCAAGGGGTGA
- the dcd gene encoding dCTP deaminase: MLLSDRDILAQIDAGRVVLDPWDEGMVQPSSVDIRLDKFFRLFDNHKYPYIDPSEEQDELTRLVEVDSDEAFVLHPGEFVLGSTFETITLPDDVAARVEGKSSLGRLGLLTHATAGFVDPGFSGHVTLELSNVATLPIKLWPGMKIGQLCFFQLSSPAENPYGSEKYGSHYQGQRGPTASRSYKNFHRTQV, encoded by the coding sequence GTGCTGCTCTCCGACCGCGACATCCTGGCCCAGATCGACGCCGGCCGCGTCGTCCTCGACCCGTGGGACGAGGGCATGGTCCAGCCGTCGAGCGTCGACATCCGGCTCGACAAGTTCTTCCGGCTGTTCGACAACCACAAGTACCCCTACATCGACCCCAGCGAGGAACAGGACGAACTCACCCGCCTGGTCGAGGTCGACTCCGACGAGGCGTTCGTGCTGCACCCGGGCGAGTTCGTGCTCGGCTCCACCTTCGAGACGATCACGCTGCCCGACGACGTCGCCGCGCGCGTGGAGGGCAAGTCGAGCCTCGGACGGCTGGGGTTGCTGACCCACGCGACCGCCGGGTTCGTCGACCCGGGCTTCAGTGGCCACGTCACCTTGGAGCTGTCGAACGTCGCCACCCTCCCGATCAAGCTGTGGCCGGGGATGAAGATCGGCCAGCTGTGCTTCTTCCAGCTGTCGAGCCCGGCCGAAAACCCTTACGGCAGTGAGAAGTACGGCTCGCACTACCAGGGGCAGCGCGGGCCGACGGCGAGCCGGTCGTACAAGAACTTCCACCGCACCCAGGTCTGA